A genomic window from Micromonospora sp. WMMA1947 includes:
- a CDS encoding pirin family protein has translation MPAITVDDVLVLPRLPQLGEATEYRSVRRVTTAPSGYEGEGFPVRRAFAGVPMTELDPFIHLDQMGEVDYAPGEPKGTSWHPHRGFETVTYMIDGIMDHQDSTGGGGTITDGDTQWMTAGSGLLHIEAPPEHLVMSGGLFHGLQLWVNLPSIAKMSAPRYQDIRGRESALLTTPDGGGLIRVIAGEVAGHQGPGSTHTPITIAHVTLQPGAELSLPWRSDFNALVYVLAGRGTVGTDRRPIHLGQLAVHGPGEALRITADRTQDSNAPALELYLMGGQPIREPVAHYGPFVMNTRAELIQAVEDFQAGRLGVIPTGRVPHSDGQGDRP, from the coding sequence ATGCCCGCGATCACCGTCGACGACGTCCTCGTCCTGCCCCGCCTGCCGCAGCTCGGCGAGGCCACCGAATACCGCTCGGTCCGCCGGGTCACCACCGCCCCCAGCGGGTACGAGGGCGAGGGCTTCCCGGTCCGCCGGGCCTTCGCCGGCGTGCCGATGACCGAGCTGGACCCGTTCATCCACCTCGACCAGATGGGCGAGGTCGACTACGCGCCGGGTGAGCCGAAGGGCACCTCCTGGCACCCGCACCGCGGCTTCGAGACGGTGACCTACATGATCGACGGGATCATGGACCACCAGGACTCGACCGGTGGCGGCGGCACCATCACCGACGGCGACACCCAGTGGATGACGGCCGGCAGCGGCCTGCTCCACATCGAGGCGCCGCCGGAGCACCTGGTGATGAGCGGCGGGCTGTTCCACGGCCTGCAGCTCTGGGTCAACCTGCCGAGCATCGCCAAGATGAGCGCGCCCCGCTACCAGGACATCCGCGGCCGGGAGTCGGCGCTGCTCACCACGCCCGACGGCGGCGGCCTGATCCGGGTCATCGCCGGTGAGGTCGCCGGGCACCAGGGTCCGGGCTCGACGCACACGCCGATCACCATCGCGCACGTCACGTTGCAGCCCGGCGCCGAGCTGAGCCTGCCGTGGCGGTCGGACTTCAACGCGCTGGTGTACGTGCTGGCCGGGCGCGGCACTGTCGGCACCGACCGGCGGCCGATCCACCTGGGCCAGCTCGCCGTGCACGGGCCCGGTGAGGCGCTGCGGATCACCGCCGACCGGACGCAGGACTCCAACGCCCCGGCGCTGGAGCTGTACCTGATGGGCGGCCAGCCGATCCGCGAGCCGGTGGCGCACTACGGCCCGTTCGTGATGAACACCCGCGCCGAGCTGATCCAGGCGGTCGAGGACTTCCAGGCCGGCCGGCTCGGAGTGATCCCGACCGGGCGGGTGCCGCACAGCGATGGTCAGGGCGACCGGCCCTGA